The window CGACCGCCACACCCGCCGCGCGCAGCGTGTTCGCCAGCGCGGCCGGTGTCTCGTCGCCGGCGATGGTGACGCCCACGTGCTCACGGAACAGCGCCGCCACGGTGGTGCGGGCAAATGCTGCGGCTGGCAGCGCCGGCGGCGTCCACCCGCCATCGACGGCCGCCGCCACCGCCACCCGCACCAAGGCTTCACAGTCGGCGGCGATCTGGGCCAGCGGCGCGTTCGCCCGGTACCACTCGACGATGGTGAACTCGGGCTGGTGGTGCGGGCCGCGTTCGTCGCCGCGCCAGGCCTTGCCGATCTGGACGATGCGCGGAAGGCCCGCGGCCACCAGCCGCTTCATGTGGTACTCCGGCGAGGTGATCAGCCAGCGGCGCGGACGCCCGGTTTCGCTGGCTTCGATCGCCTCCAGGTGAACTTCCTGGCCGGGCGCCGGCACGCGGGCCGGCGTCTCCACCTCCAGAAAGCCTTCCGCTTCGAACCAGTGGCGGACGGCGCGCAGGATCGCCGCGCGTGCCTCCAGGGCCGGACGGCGTGCGCCCAGCCTGGACCATTCGTTCTGCACGAGCGAAAGCCCGCCTAGGCGCGACCGACGCGTTCCAGGTACTCGCCGGTGCGCGTGTCGATCTTCACCACGTCGCCGACGCCGATGAACAGCGGCACGTTGATGCTGGCGCCGGTGGAGATCCGGGCCGGCTTGGTCGATCCGGTGGCGGTGTCGCCGCGAAATCCGGGCTCGGTCTCCATGATTTTCTGTTCGATGAAATTCGGCAGCGTGACGCCGACCGCGCGATCGTGGAAGAACAGAACCTCGACGTTGATGTTCTCCGGCATGAACAGGGCCGACTCGCCGATGGTGGTTTCGGGAATTTGCACCTGATCGTACGACGTGGTGTCCATGAACACGAACGAGTCAGCATCCTTGTACAGATACTGCATCGTCTTGGTCTCGACGTTCGCCGGCTCGAATTTTTCGCCCGAACGAAAGTTGCGCTCCAGCACCGCGCCGGTCAGCAGGTTCTTCACCTTGGTGCGCGTGAACGCCGCGCCCTTGCCCGGCTTGACGAATTGAAACTCGACCACCGTATAAGGTGCCCCATCCATCATGATCTTGAGGCCCTTACGGATATCAGACGTGTCAAACATGAGACCCGGGGATTTAGCCCGCCGCCCTCCCCTGCGTCAACACCAATACGGATCCGAAGCCCCGTATTCTCTGACGGATCGCAGGCGGGCTCCGCCCGCCTGCGACAATACCTGCCGAACAAGATCTGGCTCCAGCTCTCGTCGCGCGGGGGTGGGCTCGTGGGAGGGTTAGCCCCTCCCACGCTCCGTGTGGCGGCTCAGGGACTCGAACCCCGGACCCGGCGCGTATGAAACGCCTGCTCTAACCAGCTGAGCTAAGCCGCCGTGAAATCACTGCTACGAACCGCGGCGATTTTGCTCGTCGGGCCCTTCGTGTCAAGTGCCAGAACGCGGACCAGGAACAAAAGTCAGCGACGCGCCCGCTGCCTGACCACCTCCGCCATGCGCGCCACCACCTCGTCCACGCTCAGACTGCTGGAATCGATCTCCACCGCGTCGTCCGCCTTGCGCAGCGGCGCCACCGCGCGGCTGCTGTCGCGCTGATCGCGGGTGGCCATCTCGGCGCGCGTCTCCGCTTCATCGACGGTGCGCCCGGCCGCCCGCAGCTCGCTGACTCGTCGGCGCGCGCGTTCTTCCGCGCTGGCGGTGAGAAAAAATTTCGCTTCGGCGTGCGGGAACACCACCGTACCGATGTCCCGTCCCTCGACCACCACCCCGCCCGCCGCCCCCAGCTGCCGCTGCAGCTCCAAGAGCGCCGTCCGCACTTCCGACAGTGCTGAGACGCGCGACGCGCCGTCGGAGATCTCCGGCGTGCGGATGTCGTCGCTCAGATCCGCGCCGTCCAGCAAGGTGTGGTTCTTCTCGCCGCGCAGCTCGAAGCGGATACCCAGGCCGACCGCCAGCGCTGCCACGCCCGGTCCGTCGGTCCAGGCGATGCCGCGCCGGCGCGCCAGCAAGGCCAGCGTGCGATAGATGGCGCCGGTGTCGACCAGCGCGTAACCCAACCTCTGCGCCAAAAGGCGCGCCGTCGTCGACTTCCCCGCGCCCGCGGGCCCGTCGATGGCCACCACCAGGCGCTGCGAACTTTCTGGCATCGGCGGCAACCTACCACATAAGATCTGGCCCGATGGACCGTGTCCGCCTGCCCTGCCTGCTCGCCCTGGCAGCCGTCCTGTCGTCGTGTGGGCGTGGCGGCGCACCATCCGCTCCCTCACCGGCCGTCGCCCTCAGCGCGGACGATCCCCCGCTCGCGCGCGTCGGCTCCGTCGAGATCCGGCGTTCGCAGGTGGCGGCCCAGATGCGCGCCGGCGGTCAGACCGAACGCCAGGCCTTGGACGAGCTGATTCACTTCGAGCTGCTCGCCCGCGCCGCCGCTGATTCCGTCAGCGCCGACGATCCCGAGGTGCGCGACGCCGTGGACGCAATGCGGGTGCAACGCCTGATCGAATCCGAACTGGAACCGCACCTTGGTCGCGACGATATTCCCGACGACGTCCTGCGCGAGGTCTACGATCGGGCCCAGAAGATCTTCGTTCACCCGCGCCTGGTCGAGGTGGCCATGCTGAACGTCTATACCGGCGCCCGCATGAAACCCGAGCCGCGCGCCAAAGCCGCCGCCACCGCGCGCGCGCTGGACGAACACCTGCGCGCCAGCACCGGCCACTCGCGGGAGGAATTCGAATCCATCGCCCTCAATCCAGCGTGGAAGGATCGCAAGGTCCAGTTCAGCCGCGTCTGGCAGGCCGTCGACGATCCCTTCCCCGCCGAGGTGGGCCGACAGGTGCAGCGCCTGGCCAAGCCCGGCGATACCACGCCGATGGTCGCCGCCGAGACCGGCTTTCACATCGCCACTTACCTGGGCGAGCGGCCCGCCGAAGACATCTCCTTCGCTGACGCCCGCCCCCGTCTGCGCGAGCAAATCCACGAGCGATGGCGCACGAGTCGCTTCCTCGAATTCACGCAAGCCCTCGCCGGCTCGCACACCATCGAGGCTTTTCCCGAACGGCTGACCGCCGACAGCCAGCCGTAAGCGCGCGCCTACGCCTTCTTGAAGCGCGACGGATACGTTGCCCCGAAGTCCTTGTCAGGGTGCAGCTCTTTGGCGCGCCCGATCAGGAGGTCTTCGGTTTCGACGTGCTTGGGATCGGGAAGGCAGCACTCCACCGGGCACACCGCCTGACAAGCCTCGTGATCGTGAAAGCCCACGCACTCGGTGCACAGCTTGGGGTCGATCACATAGATGTCATCGCCTTCGCTGATCGCCTCGTTCGGGCATTCCGGTTCGCACGCGCCGCAGTTGATGCATTCTTCGGTGATGTAAGTGGCCATTGGTCTCCTGCCTGTCCTTTCGGGCGCTTTAGATGCGCTCCGAAGATCGAGCCTGTCAAGTCTATTTGCCGCCAACGGGAACGTCAACGCTGGCCGGACGCCGAAGCCGGTTCTGTCAGGCCTGCGGCTGCGCTTCGGTGGCCACGGTGGCGCGCCCGATCTTGTTGCCGCGCAGGTTCACCGCCACCAGCTTCGACACGCCCGGCTCTTCCATGGTGATCCCGCACAGGCGGTCGGCGATCTCCATGGTCCGGCGGTTGTGGGTGATGATGATGAACTGCGACCGGTCGGTCATCTCACGCACGACATCGTTGAAACGGCCGACGTTGGCTTCGTCCAGCGGCGCGTCCACCTCGTCCAGCAAGCAGAACGGCGAGGGCTTGACCAGGAAGATGGCGAACAGCAGCGACACCGCGGTCAGCGCCTTCTCGCCGCCGGACAGAAGTTCGATGTTCTGCATGACCTTCTTGCCGGGCGGGTTGGCGATGATCTCCACGCCGGTCTCCAGCAGATCGCGATCGTCGCTGAGCTGCAGATAGGCGCGGCCCCCGCCGAACAGCCGCGGGAACACCTCTTGAAACTTGAGGTTGACGGCGTCGAAGGTCTCCCTGAACCGCTTGCGCGAGGCGCGGTTGATCTTCTCGATGGCCGACTCCAGCTGGGTGATGGCCGACTCCAGATCGGCTCGCTGCGCCGTCAAGAAGTCGAATCGCTTTTGAAGTTCTTCCGATTCTTCGATGGCCGTCAGGTTGATCTCGCCCATGCGTTCGATGAGGCCGCGCAGCTCGTTCATACGCTTCTCCTCCCCCTCGCCCACCAGCGGCCGCAGGTGAAAGTCGATCACCACCTCGGCCAGCACGACCTCTCGATAGCGGCCCGCCACGTGCTCTTCCAGCGACGTGCGGCGCATGGTCGCTTCCTGGCAGCGCAGCTCCAGCTTGGCCATGGTTTGCCCGAGACGGGTAACCTCGGTTCGCAGCGCCCGCAGCTCGGCGTCGCGCTGGGCCAGCGCCGCCTGCCGCTGCTCCAGCCCACCGCTACGCTCGGCGTGGGCGCGGGCGCGGGCTTCCGCCTCCGCGTGCCACAACGACGCTTCCTCGCGTAGTTGATGAGCATCGGCGCGCAAGCTTTCGATCCGCGTCTGCTCCTCGGCGATGGTCTGTTCCAGTCGGGCGGCGCGGCTTTCGTGCTCGGCGCGCTCGGCGGTGAGGCGTTTCATGGTGGCGTGGGCGTTCACTCGCCGGTCCTGCGCTTGGGCCGCCGCCACCTTCAGCGTGGTCAGCTCGTTCACCAGCGCGTCGACCTGTTCGGCCAGGTTCAGCGACTGCATGCGAAGCTCGCCGCTGCGCGTTTCCGCGATGGTCACCGCTTCCCAGTCGCGCTCCAGAGCCGCCACCGCGTCTTCGTGACGGCGCTCGGTGTCATCGAGCGATCGCCGCAGATCTTCCGTCTGGGCGGCCAGCTGGTTGCGCCGCGCCGTCAGCCGGCGCGTTTCTTCGGTCGCGCGATCAAGGTCCTTCTGCTGCGAGACGATCCCCACCTCGTCGCTGCGCTGCTGGGCGGTCAGCTCTTCGATGGCGCGGCCGACGTCGGCCAGTTGCTGCTTGCAATCGATGTGGCGGGCCAGCGCCGCCTGATAGTCGCTGTCCAGGCGGCCGACGATCTCTTCCAGCTCGCGAATCTCGCGCTTCTGCTCCAGCACGCCGGCGGTGGCCGATTCGCGCGAGCCGCCCGTGACGACGCCGTGCGGATCCACCACTTCGCCTTCAAGCGTGACGATGGTCTTGTTGGTCTTCGTCTGCCGCCAAAGCTCGATGGCCCGTTGAAGATTTTCGACCACCAGCACGTCGCCCAGCAGGTACGCCGCCACCTTGTCATACTGGCGGTCGTAACCAATCAACTCGAGGATGGGGCCGCGCACGCCTTCGCCGGTCGGCCACGGCAGGGTCTCCGGTAACGACGCCGGCAAGAACACCGGCGCGGGGTCCGCACCAGCTTCGACGGCCATGCCGCCGGTGGCATCGTAAACCACCGTGCCCGGCGCCGTGCTCATCATCGCCGGCGAGCGCAGGCCCAGCGGAATGAAACTGGATCGCCCCTGACTGCGCGTCTTCAAGAACTCGATCGCCTCGACCCCCACCTCGTGCGATTCGACGATGATGTTGCCCAGGCGTTCGCCCAGGACCGCTTCGACGGCGGTCTCCAGATCGGGCGGCGGCTGGATGATGTCGGCGACGACGCCGCGAATTCCCGAGGCGGCGCCTTGCCCCTCGCGTTCGCGGTGCTGCTGCATGATCGCCCGGACGCCCTTTTGAAAGCTTTCATAGCGATCTTGAATCTCCACCAACGACGCCATGCGCGACCGCCGGCGGTGCGATTCCTCCCGCAATGTCTCCAGTTCCAGTTCGCCGCGCGAAACATCGGCGCGCAATGATGTCTGGCGCGCCTCCTCGGTCTGCCGCCGGCCCGACAGTTCGTCGCGCCGGACGCGCAGCTCCGTCAGGCTGGCGCGCAGCAATTCGTCTTCGGAAACCACCGCCGCCAAACGCTCGGCCGAAGCCCCGTCTTCGTTGCCGAGGCCTTCGAGGCGCACGCTGAGATCGTCACGGCGGGCGGCGGCCGCGCCTTTCTCCGCTTCGTTGCGGGCGATGCGCGCCCGGCAAGACGCCACCTCGGCCAGACAGGTCTCCAGATCGCGCCGCGCCACGGTCAAAGCTGCGCGGGCCTGGTCGTGATCGGAGGCCTTGGTCTCATAGCTGACCCGGCTGACCTCTGCTTCTTCGTCCAGCAGGGCAAGCTGCCCTTCCAGATCGCCGATTGTCGCCGCGTGCTGCGTGGCGCGCGACAAGAGCTCGGCGATCTCCTTGCGAGCCGCCTCCGCGCGGGCCGTCAGGGCCAGCGCTTCGTCGTCGTAGTGATCGGCGCGCTGGGTCCCCAGTTGGGCCTTGTTCGACAAGGCGAACAGATCGTCTTTGGCCGCGTTCAATTCAGAAAGCTCGTCGGTGACCGATAGCCGTTCAGTCTCGACCGTCACTTCCCAGGTGGCCAGAGTGGCTGCGGCGGTCTCGTGCTGCCCGCCGACCATGACGTTTTCTTCGCGCAGCGACTTTTCTTCCGCCAGGTGCCCGAGGTATCGCTGCGCTGCCGACCACAGCTCGATGTCCTTCAGCTCGGCCTTATAGCGCTTGTACCGTTCGGCCTTTTGCGCCTGCAACCGCAGCGAACGCAGCCGCGTCTCCAGCTCGCCGATGATGTCCGAGACCCGCAGCAGATGCTGTCGCGTGGAATCCATGCGCCGCTCGGCGGCCTTCTTCTTCACCTTGTACTTGGTGATCCCGGCGGCTTCGTCGATGAGGCCACGCCGATCGTCGGGACGCGACGACACGATGAATCCGATCCGTCCTTGTTCGATGATGGCGTATGCCTTGGAACCGACGCCGGTGCCCAGGAAGAAATCGACCACGTCGCGCAGGCGCGAAGGTACGCCGTTCAGCAGGTACTCGCTGTCGCCGGCGCGATAAAGGCGGCGGGTGACCACCACCTCTTCTGGCCCGACCATGCCCCAGGGGACGCCGCCGGGCGCGACATCCGCGCCCAGGCTGCGCGCATCGAAGGTGAGCGACACCTCGGCCATCCCGGTCGGGCCGCGCGATTCAGAACCGGCGAAGATCACATCGTCCATCGCGCGCCCGCGCAAGTGCTTGGCTGACTGTTCGCCCATCACCCAGCGGATGGCGTCGACGATGTTCGATTTGCCGCAGCCATTCGGTCCCACGATGGCGGTGATCGGATCGGGGAATGAGATCGAGGTCTTCTCGACGAATGACTTGAAGCCGCAAATCTCTATGCGCTTGATCTTCAATTCAGGCCTCCGGGGGGTTTTGCAGTGACGTTACGTTATGTGTATCGTCACGTTGGCCTCTTTTCATACCATCTCCCAGCAGACCATGTAAACAGCCTCGGACGAACCAATCTTCGGCGCAAGTTTTTGCCACTACTGGCGGATTTTGCCGTCGACCCCGGAAGGCCGGTCTTTGCCCATCCATCCTGGGTGCTTGGTGCTATTGTCCGCCGCATCCAAAAATGGACCCGGGCGTCAATTTCAATCCCACCGAACTGATCGAAATGGCCGCTGTCATAGGCGGTCTGGGCGTCACCGGGGTCCTTGGCTACCTGGTGGTCAGCCGCGCTCGCGCCGCACGACGTCGCCAGATCGAGCAAACCGGAGAGCCACCCGCCCGACCGCTGCCCGAGGCCGAGAGCGATTCCGAATCTAAGCAGGCCGGAACCCCCACGCGTCCAGCGCTGGCGGGCGGTCGGGGGTCGGCCAAGGCGTTGAGCGCGACCGCCCCCGCTCGGCAGCCAGACCTCGAGGGCCCGTCGTCCGAAAAAGAACCGTCATCGGCGCCAGTACAATCGGTTCCGGTCCCGGGCCCGGTCGCCGAAAAAATCGCCCAGGTCATTCCCTTTCCCACCCCGCCACCGCCGGCCGTGGCCCCGCCGATCGAAAAGCCGACCGTCGTCGCGCCGCCCAAACCGGTGCGAAAAAAGAAAGACTCCGCCGCGCTGGCGCCGGGGCTGGCCAAGACCCGGGCGGGCTGGATCTCGCGTCTCGGCGAAGTCTTCGCCGGACGCAAAGAACTCGACCCGACGGTGATCGACGAGATGGAAAAAATTCTTCTCACCGCCGACATCGGCGTGCGCACCAGCCAGAAGCTTCTGGAGGAGATTCGCCAGTCGCTTTCACGCAAGGAACTGCGCGAGCCAGAAGCAGTATGGGCGTTTCTTCGCGAGCGGACCGCGCAGATGCTGTCGCTGAAAAGCGCTGAGCTGGATTTTGCGGCTGCCCGTCCCTTCGTCTTGCTGATCATCGGCGTCAACGGCAGCGGGAAGACCACCACCATCGGCAAGCTGGCCGCCAAGCTAGTAGCCGACGGAAAGAAGGTCTTGCTTGCCGCCGGCGACACCTTCCGCGCCGCCGCCACCGAGCAGTTGGAGATCTGGGCCAATCGGGTCGGTGCGACGCTGGTCCGGGGCAAAGAAGGCGCCGATCCCTCGTCGGTCATTTTCGATGGCGCCAAACGAGGCGCCACAGAAGGCTTCGATGTGGTGATCGCCGACACGGCTGGTCGCCTCCACACGAAGACTGATCTCATGCAGGAACTGCAGAAGGTGCGTCGGGTGCTGGCCAAAGCCGCCCCGGGGGCGCCACACGAGACCTGGCTGGTGATCGACTCGACCAGCGGCCAAAACGCGATCGCCCAGGCGCAGATCTTCACCGAAACGATGCAAGTCACAGGGATCGTCCTGACCAAACTGGACGGAACCGCCAAGGGTGGCGTGATCTTGGGGATCGCCGATCAACTGCAAATTCCCGTGCGTTTTATCGGCATCGGCGAGAAGGTCGATGACCTCCGCCAGTTTGACGCCGAAGAGTTTGTGGAAGCCCTCTATCAAACGAACTAATTGGCCAACGTAATTACGGCGCTTGGTTGCAGGCAGAAACGCTGCCAAAAAGCTGTGAGCGGGCTACGAGATTTTTTGTTGCGAGAGAAAAAATCGTCATGCTATAGTGCGCAAAAATTCGGCGGTCGCGCCTAAGACTTTGAAAATCTTGGACTTTTTAGCGGCGTTCAGGATAGGGTTCCATCCGGCGTTCGAGCTCATCAGAGAGGGATCATGAAGCGACCGGCCGTTCATTTCTCCGCGTGGCTTGCCGTTTGTCTTGCGCTCCTGGCAATCACCGGTTGGCCCAATTCTGCTCAGGCGCAACGTCGCAAGGGTCGCCATCCGGCCGCCCCCGCCACGCCACCCCCCCAAGAAAAAGTCCCTGAACAGGCCCCCGCCGCCGCGCCCGAAGCGGCGCCGGCCGCCGACGCCCCCAAGGAAGACACGCAGGCCCCGCCCCCGGCGGCGGCGGACGACCTGAAACTTCCCGAAGGCGATGTGACGACCCCGGCGGCGACCACCACTGCCGCTTCACCGACCCTGTCATGGCAGGACATTGTGGTGGTGCCGCGGAAGGCTTTCTTGAAGGCCATCCGGCTGGAACTGGCGCCCTTCACCGGGCTGTCGGTCAATGATCTTTTGATCCGCCACTACGTTTTCGGCGCCGACCTGAACTTCTTTTTGACCGACGTTTTGTGGATCGGGCTCGAAGGTCAGTATTTCATCAAGTCGCTGACCGAGCGCGAAGAGCTCACCGGTTTGCAGTACAACCGGGTTCCCTCGTTGAACCGCTATCTTTATGGTGCGTCGTTCAACCTGGGATACGTGCCGGCATACGGCAAGTTCACGCTTTTCAATCGCAACATTCTTCATTGGGAGATTTACGCCAACGCCGGCGTGGGCTGGACCCGAACGAAGAGCATTCCGCGCGACCCGGCCTTCAGCTATCAGTCATTCACCAATGACGACCTGACCCCCAACGTCGGTGTGGGAAC of the Polyangia bacterium genome contains:
- a CDS encoding YfhL family 4Fe-4S dicluster ferredoxin, which encodes MATYITEECINCGACEPECPNEAISEGDDIYVIDPKLCTECVGFHDHEACQAVCPVECCLPDPKHVETEDLLIGRAKELHPDKDFGATYPSRFKKA
- a CDS encoding outer membrane beta-barrel domain-containing protein, whose protein sequence is MKRPAVHFSAWLAVCLALLAITGWPNSAQAQRRKGRHPAAPATPPPQEKVPEQAPAAAPEAAPAADAPKEDTQAPPPAAADDLKLPEGDVTTPAATTTAASPTLSWQDIVVVPRKAFLKAIRLELAPFTGLSVNDLLIRHYVFGADLNFFLTDVLWIGLEGQYFIKSLTEREELTGLQYNRVPSLNRYLYGASFNLGYVPAYGKFTLFNRNILHWEIYANAGVGWTRTKSIPRDPAFSYQSFTNDDLTPNVGVGTRLFLFDWLTLNVSIRDYVFPDRLEKPSTSAPDPSLTPAQAKSAANQVFVNNVMVMAGVGIYLPTSFHYKSPR
- a CDS encoding chromosome segregation protein SMC; translated protein: MKIKRIEICGFKSFVEKTSISFPDPITAIVGPNGCGKSNIVDAIRWVMGEQSAKHLRGRAMDDVIFAGSESRGPTGMAEVSLTFDARSLGADVAPGGVPWGMVGPEEVVVTRRLYRAGDSEYLLNGVPSRLRDVVDFFLGTGVGSKAYAIIEQGRIGFIVSSRPDDRRGLIDEAAGITKYKVKKKAAERRMDSTRQHLLRVSDIIGELETRLRSLRLQAQKAERYKRYKAELKDIELWSAAQRYLGHLAEEKSLREENVMVGGQHETAAATLATWEVTVETERLSVTDELSELNAAKDDLFALSNKAQLGTQRADHYDDEALALTARAEAARKEIAELLSRATQHAATIGDLEGQLALLDEEAEVSRVSYETKASDHDQARAALTVARRDLETCLAEVASCRARIARNEAEKGAAAARRDDLSVRLEGLGNEDGASAERLAAVVSEDELLRASLTELRVRRDELSGRRQTEEARQTSLRADVSRGELELETLREESHRRRSRMASLVEIQDRYESFQKGVRAIMQQHREREGQGAASGIRGVVADIIQPPPDLETAVEAVLGERLGNIIVESHEVGVEAIEFLKTRSQGRSSFIPLGLRSPAMMSTAPGTVVYDATGGMAVEAGADPAPVFLPASLPETLPWPTGEGVRGPILELIGYDRQYDKVAAYLLGDVLVVENLQRAIELWRQTKTNKTIVTLEGEVVDPHGVVTGGSRESATAGVLEQKREIRELEEIVGRLDSDYQAALARHIDCKQQLADVGRAIEELTAQQRSDEVGIVSQQKDLDRATEETRRLTARRNQLAAQTEDLRRSLDDTERRHEDAVAALERDWEAVTIAETRSGELRMQSLNLAEQVDALVNELTTLKVAAAQAQDRRVNAHATMKRLTAERAEHESRAARLEQTIAEEQTRIESLRADAHQLREEASLWHAEAEARARAHAERSGGLEQRQAALAQRDAELRALRTEVTRLGQTMAKLELRCQEATMRRTSLEEHVAGRYREVVLAEVVIDFHLRPLVGEGEEKRMNELRGLIERMGEINLTAIEESEELQKRFDFLTAQRADLESAITQLESAIEKINRASRKRFRETFDAVNLKFQEVFPRLFGGGRAYLQLSDDRDLLETGVEIIANPPGKKVMQNIELLSGGEKALTAVSLLFAIFLVKPSPFCLLDEVDAPLDEANVGRFNDVVREMTDRSQFIIITHNRRTMEIADRLCGITMEEPGVSKLVAVNLRGNKIGRATVATEAQPQA
- the epmA gene encoding EF-P lysine aminoacylase EpmA, producing MQNEWSRLGARRPALEARAAILRAVRHWFEAEGFLEVETPARVPAPGQEVHLEAIEASETGRPRRWLITSPEYHMKRLVAAGLPRIVQIGKAWRGDERGPHHQPEFTIVEWYRANAPLAQIAADCEALVRVAVAAAVDGGWTPPALPAAAFARTTVAALFREHVGVTIAGDETPAALANTLRAAGVAVGAAQEWDDLFFQAFLDKVEPTLAQSPPLFVFDWPAPLGALARPKAADPAVVERFELYAGGLELANAFGELTDAAEQRRRFETESAARAARGRTVYPLDENLLGALPHMPETAGVALGFDRLVMFALGAAQIRDVIAFADDEA
- the efp gene encoding elongation factor P, with amino-acid sequence MFDTSDIRKGLKIMMDGAPYTVVEFQFVKPGKGAAFTRTKVKNLLTGAVLERNFRSGEKFEPANVETKTMQYLYKDADSFVFMDTTSYDQVQIPETTIGESALFMPENINVEVLFFHDRAVGVTLPNFIEQKIMETEPGFRGDTATGSTKPARISTGASINVPLFIGVGDVVKIDTRTGEYLERVGRA
- the ftsY gene encoding signal recognition particle-docking protein FtsY, with product MAAVIGGLGVTGVLGYLVVSRARAARRRQIEQTGEPPARPLPEAESDSESKQAGTPTRPALAGGRGSAKALSATAPARQPDLEGPSSEKEPSSAPVQSVPVPGPVAEKIAQVIPFPTPPPPAVAPPIEKPTVVAPPKPVRKKKDSAALAPGLAKTRAGWISRLGEVFAGRKELDPTVIDEMEKILLTADIGVRTSQKLLEEIRQSLSRKELREPEAVWAFLRERTAQMLSLKSAELDFAAARPFVLLIIGVNGSGKTTTIGKLAAKLVADGKKVLLAAGDTFRAAATEQLEIWANRVGATLVRGKEGADPSSVIFDGAKRGATEGFDVVIADTAGRLHTKTDLMQELQKVRRVLAKAAPGAPHETWLVIDSTSGQNAIAQAQIFTETMQVTGIVLTKLDGTAKGGVILGIADQLQIPVRFIGIGEKVDDLRQFDAEEFVEALYQTN
- the cmk gene encoding (d)CMP kinase encodes the protein MPESSQRLVVAIDGPAGAGKSTTARLLAQRLGYALVDTGAIYRTLALLARRRGIAWTDGPGVAALAVGLGIRFELRGEKNHTLLDGADLSDDIRTPEISDGASRVSALSEVRTALLELQRQLGAAGGVVVEGRDIGTVVFPHAEAKFFLTASAEERARRRVSELRAAGRTVDEAETRAEMATRDQRDSSRAVAPLRKADDAVEIDSSSLSVDEVVARMAEVVRQRARR